A portion of the Paenibacillus hamazuiensis genome contains these proteins:
- a CDS encoding SOS response-associated peptidase, protein MCNSISIGADVRQLTEQFRIDNVLFYSAGRREISPTESLSAILVRKNERQLDEFRWGLMPFWAKDSVWLDSRAILEKRAFQRILKKQRCVIPSSGFYITQTENKRTVRVKLTMRGGTFGIAGLYDVWRSSSGDELRTCTMLMTEANPLVAPYMNRMPAILGPEEVELWLAQELKEPLELQALLKPMDDRRMLSQAVASTNGKFSDADFDMPHPELA, encoded by the coding sequence ATGTGCAATTCGATTTCTATCGGGGCAGACGTTCGGCAGTTGACCGAGCAGTTTCGCATCGATAACGTGTTGTTTTATTCGGCAGGCCGGCGGGAAATCAGCCCTACCGAGTCGCTTTCGGCGATCCTCGTCCGTAAAAACGAACGTCAGCTCGACGAATTTCGCTGGGGGCTGATGCCGTTTTGGGCGAAAGACTCCGTATGGCTCGACAGCCGGGCGATCCTGGAGAAGCGGGCGTTTCAGCGCATTTTGAAAAAGCAGCGATGTGTCATCCCCAGCAGCGGATTTTATATTACGCAAACCGAGAACAAGCGGACCGTACGGGTCAAGCTGACGATGCGCGGCGGAACGTTCGGCATCGCCGGGCTTTACGACGTATGGCGCTCATCTTCCGGCGACGAGCTTCGCACCTGTACGATGCTGATGACCGAAGCCAATCCGCTCGTCGCGCCGTACATGAACCGGATGCCGGCTATTCTGGGGCCGGAGGAGGTGGAGCTTTGGCTCGCTCAGGAGCTAAAAGAGCCGCTCGAGCTGCAGGCGCTGCTGAAGCCGATGGATGATCGCCGGATGCTGTCCCAAGCGGTCGCTTCGACGAACGGCAAATTTTCCGATGCCGATTTCGACATGCCCCACCCCGAGCTGGCATGA
- a CDS encoding ArsR/SmtB family transcription factor, giving the protein MNENNHFRDVFDAIADPTRRRLIRLLAEAGETPLHELTAQLPMGRTAVSKHLSILKEAGLVLDRKVGRETLFRLNASPLREIQDWVAFYSKFWSTNMLRLNELLEEEEK; this is encoded by the coding sequence ATGAACGAAAACAACCATTTTCGGGATGTGTTTGACGCGATTGCAGACCCAACCAGGCGCCGGCTGATTCGTCTGTTGGCAGAGGCGGGGGAGACACCGCTTCATGAATTGACGGCACAGCTTCCAATGGGCCGGACCGCGGTATCCAAACATTTGAGCATTCTTAAAGAAGCCGGATTGGTACTTGACCGAAAAGTCGGCAGAGAAACGCTATTCAGGTTAAACGCCTCTCCACTTAGAGAAATTCAAGATTGGGTGGCTTTCTACAGCAAGTTCTGGAGTACAAATATGCTGCGATTAAACGAGCTATTGGAGGAGGAGGAAAAATGA
- a CDS encoding SRPBCC family protein: MSLTLTLDFQYTTSMEKLWSALTDSSKLAKWTMENDFKPIVGHRFQFRAQPTEYWDGIVEGEVLIVEAPNRLSYTWGTGDEKHTVTWTLQDLGDGKVNLHLEQTGISNAQALGGAKYGWTNWCGELEKLLEQ, from the coding sequence ATGAGTTTAACATTAACTTTGGATTTTCAGTACACGACATCAATGGAGAAGCTTTGGTCCGCTTTAACCGATTCAAGCAAGCTTGCCAAATGGACCATGGAAAATGATTTTAAGCCCATCGTAGGACACCGTTTTCAGTTTCGCGCGCAGCCAACCGAATATTGGGATGGCATTGTTGAAGGCGAAGTGCTTATCGTGGAAGCACCCAACCGGTTGTCCTATACTTGGGGCACCGGGGATGAGAAGCACACGGTCACCTGGACGCTGCAGGATTTAGGTGACGGAAAGGTTAACCTTCATCTCGAACAAACCGGAATCTCAAACGCTCAAGCTCTCGGAGGAGCTAAGTATGGCTGGACCAATTGGTGCGGCGAGCTTGAAAAGTTGTTGGAACAATAA
- a CDS encoding ATP-binding cassette domain-containing protein has protein sequence MSESNREYIVISGARENNLKNVSLCIPKRKIVIFTGVSGSGKSSIVFDTIAAESQRLLNENFSMFVRTFLPRIPQPDTDAIENLSMAVIVDQKRLGGGSHSTLGTITDISPILRLLFSRVGRPYVGQAHMFSFNDPQGMCPECNGIGRRLGVDMSKAVDMSKSLNEGAIMLPDYSVNGWEWNMVVQSGSFDPDKKLSDYSEEELEQLLYGKARKVQMDFAGKAMNITVEGVIEKFTNKYIKQDLKSKSERTQKAVAPYISEGPCSSCRGARLNQAALGCRINGLNIAEMSSMEVGQLIRVIREIDDAIAAPAVKSLTERLQHLVDIGLDYLTLDRETDTLSGGESQRVKMVKHLSGSLVDVTYIFDEPSVGLHPRDVHRLNELLQKLRDKGNTVIVVEHDPDVIKVADHIVDVGPHAGSRGGTIVYEGSFQGLLESDTLTGTHMKRPLQLKHDCRKPSGKLSIENATLHNLRNVSVDIPTGVLTVVTGVAGSGKSTLINEVFLSRHPDAIVIDQSAVGVSTRSNPATYTGIMDDIRKAFASANKVNQGLFSFNSKGACENCQGLGVVYTDLAFLESVKLPCEVCGGKRFKEEVLAYKLNGKSIAEVLEMTVEQALDFFQLKEVVRKLQAMSDVGLNYITLGQPLSTLSGGECQRIKLASELHKNGSIYVMDEPTTGLHMSDIGHLMEIMNRLVDAGNTVIVIEHNLDVISQADWIIDMGPDGGSRGGQVVFEGTPAQIIHAEQSITGKYLMNTSNPV, from the coding sequence ATGAGCGAATCTAATCGGGAGTATATCGTAATCTCGGGTGCGAGGGAAAACAATCTCAAGAACGTATCCTTGTGCATTCCAAAACGGAAGATCGTGATTTTCACCGGAGTATCCGGTTCCGGCAAGTCATCGATCGTTTTCGATACCATCGCCGCGGAATCCCAGCGTCTGCTGAATGAAAATTTCAGCATGTTCGTCCGCACTTTCCTGCCACGCATTCCGCAGCCGGATACAGATGCGATCGAGAATTTGAGCATGGCTGTTATTGTGGATCAAAAGCGGCTGGGCGGCGGTTCCCATTCCACGTTGGGCACGATTACCGATATCTCTCCCATTCTCCGTCTTCTCTTCTCCCGAGTGGGCCGGCCTTATGTCGGACAAGCCCACATGTTCTCATTTAACGATCCGCAAGGCATGTGTCCCGAGTGCAACGGGATCGGACGCAGGCTGGGCGTTGACATGAGCAAGGCGGTGGACATGTCAAAGTCGCTTAATGAAGGGGCCATTATGCTGCCGGACTATTCGGTGAATGGTTGGGAATGGAACATGGTGGTGCAGTCAGGTTCCTTTGATCCCGATAAGAAACTTAGTGATTATTCGGAGGAAGAGCTGGAGCAGCTGCTGTACGGCAAGGCAAGGAAAGTGCAGATGGATTTCGCAGGCAAGGCAATGAATATTACGGTGGAAGGCGTCATCGAGAAGTTCACCAACAAATACATCAAGCAGGATCTGAAGTCAAAGTCCGAGCGCACACAAAAAGCGGTTGCGCCATACATCTCCGAAGGTCCCTGCTCCAGCTGCCGCGGCGCGAGACTCAATCAAGCCGCGCTGGGCTGCAGGATCAATGGGCTCAATATTGCGGAGATGTCCTCCATGGAGGTTGGGCAGCTCATCCGCGTCATTCGGGAGATTGACGACGCGATCGCCGCGCCGGCGGTCAAGTCGCTGACGGAGCGGCTGCAGCATCTGGTGGATATCGGACTTGACTACTTGACGCTCGACCGCGAGACGGATACATTGTCCGGAGGCGAGTCACAGCGCGTCAAGATGGTAAAGCACCTGAGCGGCAGTCTGGTGGATGTCACTTACATCTTCGATGAACCCAGCGTCGGATTGCACCCCCGAGACGTTCACCGGTTAAACGAATTGCTTCAAAAGCTGCGCGACAAAGGCAATACCGTGATTGTCGTCGAGCATGATCCCGATGTGATCAAGGTGGCGGATCATATCGTCGACGTCGGACCTCACGCCGGAAGCCGCGGCGGTACCATCGTGTATGAAGGAAGCTTCCAAGGCCTGCTGGAATCAGATACACTGACAGGCACCCACATGAAGCGGCCGCTTCAGCTGAAGCACGATTGCAGGAAGCCGTCCGGTAAGCTGTCCATCGAGAATGCCACACTGCATAACTTGCGGAACGTAAGTGTGGATATTCCAACCGGAGTGCTCACGGTAGTTACGGGTGTCGCCGGTTCGGGCAAAAGTACGCTGATTAACGAAGTATTCCTCAGCCGGCATCCAGATGCGATCGTCATCGACCAATCGGCGGTAGGCGTGTCGACACGTTCGAATCCCGCGACCTATACGGGCATTATGGATGATATACGCAAGGCGTTTGCTTCCGCGAACAAGGTGAATCAAGGGTTGTTCAGCTTCAACTCCAAGGGGGCGTGCGAGAACTGTCAGGGACTGGGGGTTGTGTATACGGACCTTGCATTTCTCGAAAGTGTGAAGCTGCCATGCGAAGTATGCGGAGGCAAACGGTTCAAGGAAGAGGTCCTCGCGTACAAGTTGAACGGCAAGTCCATTGCGGAAGTGCTCGAGATGACTGTGGAGCAGGCGTTGGATTTTTTTCAGCTCAAGGAGGTTGTGCGCAAGCTCCAGGCGATGAGCGATGTGGGGCTGAACTATATTACACTCGGCCAACCGCTCAGCACGCTCTCGGGCGGGGAATGCCAGCGCATCAAGCTGGCAAGCGAGCTGCATAAGAACGGCAGCATCTACGTGATGGACGAGCCGACGACCGGCCTGCATATGTCGGATATCGGACATCTTATGGAGATCATGAACCGCCTCGTGGATGCCGGCAATACGGTGATCGTCATCGAGCACAACCTCGATGTGATCAGCCAAGCGGATTGGATCATCGACATGGGACCGGACGGAGGGAGCAGGGGCGGTCAAGTGGTGTTCGAGGGCACACCCGCACAGATCATCCACGCGGAGCAGTCGATCACGGGAAAATATTTGATGAATACTTCAAATCCAGTGTAG
- a CDS encoding response regulator transcription factor has translation MYRIFLVEDEEHLSGLLAAYMSKESWQVRTFGDGASARAAIAERPDLWVLDIMLPGGIDGFQLLREIKADRPFMPVIFISARDADIDRIVGLEMGSDDYVSKPFLPRELVVRVGKLLGRVYGKNIDADSNLAVNVRPRLIVPPYIIDEQARTVQDEQGRTVDLTSREFDLLLYFAANAGQLLMREQVLNAVWGIDYFGSDRVVDDMVRRVRRKLPDIRLETVYGYGYRMVKT, from the coding sequence ATGTACCGCATATTTTTGGTGGAGGATGAAGAGCATTTGAGCGGCCTTTTGGCCGCTTATATGAGCAAGGAGAGCTGGCAGGTCCGAACGTTCGGCGACGGCGCATCGGCGCGCGCCGCCATTGCCGAACGCCCGGATTTGTGGGTCCTCGATATCATGCTTCCCGGCGGAATAGACGGTTTCCAGCTTCTTCGCGAGATTAAAGCGGACCGGCCATTCATGCCGGTCATTTTCATTTCCGCCAGAGACGCCGATATCGACCGGATCGTTGGGCTGGAGATGGGCAGCGACGATTATGTCTCCAAACCGTTTTTGCCCAGGGAGCTTGTCGTTCGTGTCGGCAAGCTGCTCGGACGGGTGTACGGAAAAAACATTGATGCGGATTCGAATCTGGCCGTAAACGTTCGACCGCGTTTGATCGTGCCGCCATATATCATAGACGAACAGGCCAGAACCGTACAAGACGAGCAAGGCCGGACGGTGGACCTCACCTCCAGAGAGTTCGACCTGCTGCTTTATTTTGCCGCAAACGCCGGGCAGCTGCTCATGCGGGAGCAGGTGCTGAACGCGGTGTGGGGCATCGATTATTTCGGCTCGGACCGCGTCGTGGACGACATGGTGCGCAGAGTCCGGCGCAAGCTGCCGGATATCAGGCTGGAAACCGTTTATGGTTACGGGTACAGGATGGTGAAAACATGA
- a CDS encoding sensor histidine kinase: MRIGQWPLAVKLWGLFAALTLLVFMLVSLLLPWMLKSFFTEQLYDILVDSQANVKLLGKASPLSVMAVESKPVIQPDVPSEIAVKPAAKTAFPLEAGPASVSGESETNSADAEKEPVTRMVVQFMPQNGDAESAIIEQKIPRPLAAGKGILVSKAQPAVPVVQHFVINGDNEPGLPAKGMTNEPPEAFMEAIEKNAQEQAAPLEKYSLSVNDQNLLYVIKKEMLDGKPNYLVSYAWGNYRNDLVMSMFARLLVLMVGVIAVSLLPCIALARYLTRPLVQMERHVGRLAERDWHEPLETRRKDEIGRLAQAIETMRQRLLRQDKAQQFFLQNISHELKTPVMVIRSYAQSIQDGIFPKGTLQESLNIMMKEAARLEKRIRDLLLLNKWNYLSSRVKNFEPFPVKPIVEDVIERLRYRRPEIEWELSMDDSIQLSGDREQWIVAFENMLDNQLRYAQSRICISASLTSESGAEHFAASPVIRIANDGPSLDEETAESLFEPFKTGKDGQFGLGLAIVRQIAEHHRMSVSAVNEEGEVVYYLRGTP; this comes from the coding sequence ATGAGAATCGGACAATGGCCGCTTGCCGTCAAACTTTGGGGGTTGTTCGCCGCGCTGACGCTGCTCGTTTTTATGCTGGTTTCCTTGCTGCTCCCCTGGATGCTGAAGAGCTTTTTTACCGAGCAGCTGTACGATATTTTGGTGGACTCGCAGGCTAACGTAAAGCTGCTGGGAAAAGCAAGCCCACTTTCGGTCATGGCAGTAGAGAGTAAACCCGTCATCCAACCCGACGTGCCTTCGGAAATCGCCGTCAAGCCTGCTGCAAAGACCGCATTTCCACTGGAAGCGGGACCGGCGAGTGTTTCCGGCGAGTCCGAAACCAATTCCGCCGATGCGGAAAAGGAACCTGTAACGCGCATGGTCGTCCAGTTCATGCCCCAAAATGGCGATGCCGAATCGGCGATTATCGAGCAAAAAATTCCCCGGCCGTTGGCTGCCGGCAAGGGAATCCTTGTCAGCAAGGCGCAACCCGCCGTTCCTGTGGTACAGCATTTTGTCATCAATGGCGACAACGAGCCCGGTTTGCCGGCGAAGGGAATGACCAATGAGCCCCCCGAAGCGTTTATGGAAGCGATAGAAAAAAATGCGCAGGAGCAGGCCGCACCTCTCGAAAAATATTCGCTGAGCGTGAACGATCAAAATCTGCTTTACGTCATCAAAAAAGAAATGCTCGACGGAAAACCGAATTATCTTGTCTCCTACGCCTGGGGCAATTACCGAAACGACCTGGTGATGTCGATGTTCGCGCGGCTGCTCGTGCTGATGGTCGGGGTAATAGCGGTCAGCCTGCTTCCCTGCATCGCGCTGGCCCGCTATTTGACGCGGCCGCTCGTTCAGATGGAACGCCATGTGGGGCGGCTTGCGGAACGCGATTGGCACGAGCCGCTCGAAACCCGCCGTAAGGACGAGATCGGCCGTCTCGCCCAGGCGATCGAAACGATGCGGCAAAGGCTGCTTCGCCAGGATAAAGCGCAGCAGTTCTTTTTGCAAAATATATCCCATGAACTGAAAACTCCCGTTATGGTCATACGCAGTTACGCGCAATCGATCCAGGACGGCATTTTTCCTAAAGGAACGCTGCAGGAGAGCCTGAACATCATGATGAAGGAAGCGGCACGCCTTGAAAAGCGCATCCGCGATTTGCTTCTGCTTAACAAATGGAACTACCTCTCCTCCCGGGTTAAAAACTTCGAACCGTTTCCGGTGAAGCCGATCGTCGAAGACGTGATCGAACGGCTCCGTTACCGTCGCCCGGAGATCGAATGGGAGCTGTCGATGGACGATTCGATTCAATTGAGCGGAGACCGCGAGCAGTGGATTGTCGCTTTCGAAAATATGCTCGACAACCAGCTAAGGTATGCACAATCGCGCATTTGCATCTCCGCTTCGCTGACGTCCGAATCCGGCGCGGAGCATTTTGCTGCAAGTCCCGTTATCCGCATCGCCAACGACGGACCCTCCCTCGATGAGGAAACGGCCGAAAGCTTGTTCGAACCGTTCAAAACCGGAAAGGACGGACAATTCGGGCTTGGTCTTGCCATCGTCCGGCAAATTGCCGAGCATCATCGGATGTCGGTGAGCGCCGTCAATGAAGAGGGGGAAGTGGTATATTATTTGAGGGGCACCCCCTAA
- a CDS encoding alpha/beta fold hydrolase: MSTFVLVHGAWHGAWCWEEVLLALKEHGHKVIALDLPGHGSNDTFSSDVTLKDYTDTVCNVLDNESESVIMVGHSSGGIVITQAADFYRISKRNVFCDAV, from the coding sequence ATGAGTACGTTTGTCTTGGTTCACGGTGCATGGCACGGTGCATGGTGTTGGGAAGAAGTATTACTTGCATTGAAGGAACACGGGCATAAGGTGATCGCGCTTGATTTGCCTGGACACGGTTCAAATGACACCTTTTCTTCTGACGTTACGCTTAAAGATTATACTGACACCGTATGTAATGTATTGGATAATGAATCCGAATCTGTAATTATGGTTGGACACAGTAGTGGCGGAATTGTGATAACTCAAGCCGCAGATTTCTACAGGATTTCAAAGAGAAATGTATTCTGCGACGCCGTGTAA
- a CDS encoding DinB family protein produces the protein MDVIQKMFDHIHWANLRILEGLRSVEPKEHEKAIKLFAHILHSERVWFTRLQGKDSSHIPIWPELDISACSELVSRNHEDFNAYLATVTDANVNDTITYRNQTGRQYTTSIRDILTHLALHGQYHRGQINSLLRAKGEEPVNVDFITYVR, from the coding sequence ATGGACGTAATTCAAAAGATGTTCGACCATATTCATTGGGCTAATTTGCGCATTCTCGAAGGCTTGCGGAGCGTGGAGCCGAAGGAACACGAGAAGGCGATCAAGCTGTTCGCCCATATTCTTCATTCGGAGCGGGTATGGTTCACCCGACTGCAAGGTAAAGACAGCTCGCATATTCCGATATGGCCGGAGCTCGATATTTCCGCCTGTTCGGAGCTGGTCAGCCGCAACCATGAAGATTTTAACGCTTATCTCGCAACCGTCACGGATGCCAATGTGAATGATACGATTACATACAGAAATCAAACGGGAAGGCAGTATACGACCTCCATCCGCGATATTTTGACGCATCTGGCTCTGCACGGACAATATCACCGGGGACAAATCAATTCCTTGCTGCGTGCCAAAGGCGAGGAGCCGGTAAACGTCGATTTTATTACTTATGTCAGATAG
- a CDS encoding AraC family transcriptional regulator: MLQREFNAKLLFTNKQIRLIFLLTLLISTFISSASLFLYYDYRNKLDKELNQPNAELLRINLDVTNRAFRNYDHKAVQLSFHPLVADFVSSSGERKPEVAASLLSYLKASAFEEDIHSVYVADLTNHKVISSKAGQEQAFEEINDQSWLAWIKDMEKKPLLIKKRSTGDGSEASPARIDLISLYRPIRFEDKLVGLVVLNIDYDRLFTSIHTQLNAPQYIFNLDGELIYPKTNLPVTETDMHKVIEAIDIQPFKEVKLGKTVYLANQAFSDMTGWRWVSLISLEDLLKNARLVRNIIVMLSLLSIVIGCVAIYYYSFTASRPVKRIRELIGQDGKSHAPGDLHDIEQYIHKLIREFDLNSAISRESLPEIRAKYVQDVLFHRIGAKEIQFKWQRYFQEWTEAPLTAAIVSINRYKAWSAEFSEEDQLLLKYALNNLIHEIFEPDWNSIGITLDKENLLLIVQPKRSQPDSIQSAQAQFDKVIEMSRKYLHMQLSAGLGTPVPSISGLHRSYSEAAAALAYRLYAGFGKTICAHPVMQHKDFTEAQAEKVKREWLGCAESGESQELAESIKRWSEAVLEMRHSPDSVYSFADGWIELLAELSQTHDLLKPAALEDYTSHQLKMMDLEDLTALLLDVSVHTATALKNRLNRKEHSIVQRMIQYMRERLSENIGLQHIADSIQMSTSSVSSIFKQETGFSVYEYLTNLRIEEACRLLIETERKIADIAMHVGYQNETSFIRSFRKVKGMTPGKFREISKPY; encoded by the coding sequence ATGCTGCAAAGAGAGTTCAACGCAAAGCTTTTATTCACCAACAAACAAATCAGGCTCATTTTCCTGCTCACCTTGCTGATTTCCACGTTCATTTCCTCGGCGAGCCTTTTTTTATATTACGATTACCGCAACAAGCTGGACAAAGAATTAAACCAGCCTAACGCAGAGCTTTTGCGAATCAATTTGGATGTAACGAACCGGGCTTTCCGTAATTACGATCATAAGGCGGTACAGCTTTCTTTCCACCCGCTGGTCGCAGACTTCGTTTCATCTTCCGGCGAACGGAAGCCGGAGGTTGCGGCAAGCCTTCTGTCTTACTTGAAAGCAAGCGCTTTCGAAGAGGATATTCACTCGGTCTATGTAGCTGATTTGACAAATCATAAGGTCATTTCTTCGAAAGCGGGGCAGGAGCAAGCGTTCGAGGAGATCAATGATCAAAGCTGGCTTGCGTGGATAAAGGATATGGAGAAAAAACCGTTGCTGATCAAAAAAAGGTCGACCGGAGACGGATCCGAAGCGTCACCTGCCAGGATAGACCTGATTTCGTTGTACCGTCCGATCCGCTTCGAAGATAAGCTCGTCGGGCTTGTCGTTTTGAATATCGATTACGACCGGCTGTTTACGAGCATCCATACCCAGTTAAACGCACCCCAGTATATCTTCAACCTGGACGGGGAACTGATTTATCCGAAAACCAATTTGCCTGTTACCGAGACGGACATGCACAAGGTGATCGAAGCCATCGATATTCAGCCTTTTAAGGAAGTGAAGCTGGGGAAGACGGTGTACCTGGCCAACCAGGCGTTTTCCGATATGACGGGCTGGCGCTGGGTTTCGTTAATATCTTTGGAGGATTTGCTCAAGAACGCTCGGCTGGTGCGCAACATCATCGTTATGCTTTCGCTTCTCTCGATTGTGATCGGGTGCGTAGCCATTTATTATTACAGCTTCACGGCCTCCCGTCCGGTCAAAAGAATACGCGAGCTGATCGGGCAGGATGGGAAGTCGCATGCGCCGGGAGATTTACATGATATTGAGCAGTACATTCATAAGCTGATCAGGGAGTTTGACTTGAACTCCGCGATCAGCAGGGAGAGTCTGCCGGAAATTCGCGCCAAGTATGTCCAGGATGTGTTGTTTCACCGCATAGGGGCCAAAGAAATTCAATTCAAATGGCAAAGATATTTCCAGGAATGGACCGAAGCGCCGCTGACCGCGGCCATCGTTTCAATTAACCGTTACAAGGCTTGGTCGGCTGAATTCAGCGAAGAAGACCAGCTTCTTCTGAAATATGCGCTGAACAATCTCATTCATGAAATTTTCGAGCCCGATTGGAACTCCATCGGCATCACTCTTGACAAAGAGAACCTGCTTTTGATCGTGCAGCCGAAACGAAGCCAGCCGGATTCTATACAGTCCGCACAGGCCCAGTTCGATAAAGTCATTGAAATGTCCCGAAAATATTTGCACATGCAGCTTTCCGCGGGCCTTGGAACGCCGGTCCCGTCGATTTCCGGGCTGCACCGCTCTTATTCCGAAGCCGCAGCCGCTTTGGCTTACCGCTTATATGCGGGCTTCGGGAAAACCATCTGCGCCCATCCCGTTATGCAGCATAAAGATTTTACCGAGGCGCAAGCGGAAAAGGTAAAACGCGAATGGCTCGGCTGCGCGGAGTCGGGCGAATCTCAGGAACTTGCCGAAAGCATCAAACGATGGTCCGAAGCGGTTTTGGAAATGCGCCATTCCCCGGATTCGGTTTATTCCTTTGCCGACGGGTGGATAGAATTGCTGGCGGAGCTTAGCCAAACACACGATCTCTTAAAGCCGGCCGCTCTGGAGGATTATACGTCCCATCAGCTGAAAATGATGGATCTTGAGGATCTCACCGCACTCCTTCTTGATGTATCGGTTCACACAGCGACCGCGCTCAAAAACCGGCTGAACCGCAAGGAACACTCGATTGTGCAGCGAATGATTCAATACATGAGAGAACGTCTGAGTGAAAATATCGGATTGCAGCACATCGCCGATTCGATCCAGATGAGCACCTCGTCCGTCAGCAGCATATTTAAACAGGAAACCGGTTTTTCGGTGTACGAGTATTTGACCAACCTGCGCATTGAGGAAGCTTGCCGCCTGCTGATCGAAACGGAACGTAAAATAGCGGACATCGCGATGCACGTCGGCTACCAGAACGAAACGAGCTTTATCCGAAGCTTCCGTAAGGTGAAGGGAATGACGCCCGGCAAATTCCGGGAGATCAGCAAACCGTATTAA
- a CDS encoding tripartite tricarboxylate transporter substrate binding protein: MSRWKWNAALAMTVIAGLTVLTACGGKAQTTGTQGGKKIDFPTKPISLIVPFAAGGGTDTTARALAKSAEKILKQPITVVNKTGGGGSVGMTEGSNAKNDGYTVTVITVELTTLSHLGLSPITYQNFKPIAMMNYEPAAITVRSDSQWKTMKEFLDYAKANPGQLKLGNSGTGAIWHLAAAALEKGTGTKYNHIPFEGAAPAISALLGGHVDAVPVSPPEVKSQVESGKLRALAVLDDKPAEVLAGVKTLKEETGIEFSYIGTWRGLGVPKDTPDEIVQLLSDAFMKGMEDAEFKEFMKKNELTIVAKDSKSFGQYLKENHDKFGKLIPELGLSKK; this comes from the coding sequence ATGAGCAGGTGGAAGTGGAATGCAGCACTCGCCATGACGGTTATTGCGGGGTTGACCGTACTCACCGCATGCGGCGGAAAGGCGCAAACAACCGGAACGCAGGGGGGTAAAAAAATCGACTTTCCGACAAAGCCGATCAGCTTGATCGTTCCGTTCGCAGCCGGCGGAGGCACCGATACGACGGCGAGGGCGCTGGCCAAATCAGCGGAAAAAATTTTGAAGCAGCCGATTACAGTCGTCAATAAAACGGGCGGCGGCGGCTCGGTCGGAATGACGGAAGGCTCGAATGCGAAAAACGACGGCTACACGGTAACGGTGATTACGGTGGAGCTTACAACTTTGTCGCACCTCGGTTTGTCGCCGATTACGTACCAAAACTTCAAACCGATCGCAATGATGAACTACGAGCCGGCAGCGATCACGGTACGTTCCGACAGCCAGTGGAAAACGATGAAAGAGTTTCTGGACTATGCAAAAGCGAATCCGGGGCAGCTCAAGCTGGGGAACTCCGGGACGGGGGCGATCTGGCATTTGGCCGCCGCCGCTTTGGAGAAAGGCACCGGGACAAAATATAACCACATCCCGTTTGAAGGAGCGGCGCCTGCGATCTCAGCACTGCTCGGAGGCCATGTGGATGCGGTGCCGGTCAGCCCGCCCGAGGTGAAATCCCAAGTGGAGTCGGGCAAGCTGCGAGCGCTCGCCGTGCTGGACGACAAGCCGGCCGAGGTGCTGGCGGGTGTCAAGACGCTAAAGGAAGAGACCGGCATCGAATTCAGCTATATCGGGACGTGGAGAGGACTCGGCGTTCCGAAGGATACTCCGGATGAGATCGTGCAGCTGCTCTCCGATGCTTTTATGAAAGGAATGGAGGATGCCGAATTTAAAGAATTTATGAAAAAGAACGAGCTCACCATCGTTGCCAAGGACAGCAAAAGCTTTGGCCAATATTTGAAGGAAAACCACGATAAATTCGGCAAGCTCATTCCTGAACTTGGCCTGTCCAAAAAATAG
- a CDS encoding tripartite tricarboxylate transporter TctB family protein, with the protein MSWKQNLGFYMSLVVMAWSAMIFWQSWELDYYSNLGPGPGLFPRWLSGSLLIVSILYMLGSIRRPIVWSMAMPKGKDLLHVLMVLVSVAIFILTLDLLGFIISGSLMVTLLLIRSYLWPRAVAIALSACLLIYFTFSEWLEVPLPGGQIWDWIG; encoded by the coding sequence ATGAGTTGGAAGCAAAATTTGGGCTTTTATATGTCGCTTGTCGTGATGGCGTGGTCGGCCATGATCTTTTGGCAATCGTGGGAGCTTGATTATTATAGCAATTTGGGTCCGGGACCGGGCTTGTTTCCGAGATGGCTAAGCGGGTCGCTGCTTATCGTTTCCATCCTGTACATGCTCGGCTCGATCCGCCGACCTATCGTTTGGTCGATGGCGATGCCCAAAGGAAAGGACTTGCTCCACGTTCTGATGGTGCTTGTTTCCGTTGCCATCTTTATTTTGACGCTGGATTTGCTCGGTTTTATTATATCCGGAAGTTTGATGGTGACTTTGCTTTTGATACGTTCTTACCTGTGGCCGCGTGCTGTGGCCATCGCCTTGTCGGCATGCTTGCTGATTTATTTCACCTTCAGCGAATGGCTTGAAGTGCCGCTGCCGGGCGGCCAAATATGGGATTGGATCGGGTGA